One segment of Takifugu rubripes chromosome 5, fTakRub1.2, whole genome shotgun sequence DNA contains the following:
- the LOC101071723 gene encoding testis-expressed protein 2-like isoform X2 — protein MSSHGGSSGGSRGSGQHADAPRHATGPRLQVQRSLSRDTITIHFSALGKEEDDEEEELYGVGCFGSTAGLDSVQGLRGVEGPGADDHLLTTGLEAKEDLVFESPGLQASSRDAVLTLEESEFPHHAPSSAMTINSPSDHSHLSSNPSTSSSWPTDRPLANPPAPGFSSSSPGKAGPLPSSKPFLSLVRSLSNDMESRETAQGPATAAPLHVRHRHLMKSFVKSLSTDTSKAEHQEGPPPPHPHHPFLQQQQVVPPSQRSSPRNMQLFKQFSQPRLTSCPVTVARAGGDSKTAPSSPIMSPDGRSFFKVQEVEARIEDTRRRLSEVMSDPLQLFSKIMGDESVTGAVGGATHRAKLLSSSASELTGGTAVNGHADGNSSYCIKEEEWAEGDEEEEAAKGKGSDSAFFSFPSLAPAQALAQASSSSLPRSPSLTLGRCSMSALVARQEDEDFCELYSEDFDLCTSTGSPDGDFSASQQPYAGDPEICGELDPDEEEKAAESESAPVTGLIFLTQMVYLYLAFPVPPYACAVVHGMVAGFALALLVLWLSSPRRSSPGARKGKRRTEQWNVAQLDIKEPGIFKGWMNEIHSYDPEMYHATLTHSVYVRLEGSVLRLSKPHRNISRRAAHNEPKPDVTFTSQKIYDLTDSKIQLLPQSLARKRVWNKKYPICIELARQEDFMSKAQGEKAESGEDKPTGTVEKLERSDSEKFEMSGWTEEPRRRTSGGGDLTIYLFGRTGREKEEWFRRFLLASRLKTDGRGGSLAAICKSAFLPSHTRAGSTHSCGGLEADSRSSSRGSLEELSQARSAGAAKQKMLLDYSVYMAKYVQHQAPIRSPTASESPGQSPDSSPKATKKVHQMGRSSEETVEPEAWVNAFLGRIFWDFLGEKYWANVISKKIQMKLSKIRLPYVMNELTLTELDMGFSIPKILQASAPTVDHQGLWFDLEVCYTGSFLMTLETKLNLARLGKEGEGLGEHGKEWSRPRTYCLADSDEESSSAGSSDEEDPPELLSDKAILPGGEGYVGGHRPSKIMRFVDKIAKSKYFQKATETEFIKKKMEEVSNTPLLLTVEVQECRGTLAVNIPPPPTDRIWYGFRSPPHLELKARPKLGEREVTLAHVTDWIERKLDQEFQKIFVMPNMDDVWLPIMHSAMDTRSNASLAPVTNDASKDPEPAESDVSDLCKI, from the exons ATGAGCAGCcacggcggcagcagcggcggcagcaggggAAGCGGCCAGCATGCCGACGCTCCGCGCCACGCCACCGGACCCAGGCTGCAGGTGCAGCGCTCCCTCTCTCGTGACACCATCACCATACACTTCTCCGCTCTGGGGAAGGAAGAGgacgatgaagaagaggagctaTATGGCGTGGGGTGTTTTGGAAGCACGGCTGGACTTGATAGTGTGCAGGGACTGCGGGGCGTAGAGGGCCCGGGTGCTGATGACCACCTTCTGACCACTGGCTTGGAGGCAAAGGAAGACCTGGTGTTTGAATCTCCTGGTCTGCAGGCCTCCTCCAGAGATGCTGTGTTGACGCTGGAGGAGTCAGAATTCCCGCACCATGCACCCTCTTCAGCCATGACGATCAATTCTCCCTCCGATCACTCCCACCTGAGTTCCAACccatccaccagctcctcctggcCCACCGACCGCCCATTAGCCAACCCTCCTGCCCCgggcttcagctcctcctctcctggcaAGGCCGGGCCGCTGCCCTCCTCCAAACCTTTCCTCAGCCTGGTCAGATCTTTGTCCAATGACATGGAGTCTCGAGAGACCGCTCAAGGCCCGGCCACCGCTGCGCCACTGCACGTACGCCATCGACACCTGATGAAATCCTTTGTCAAATCCCTGTCCACAGACACCTCGAAGGCTGAACATCAGGAGGGgcctcctcccccccatccccaccaccctttcctgcagcagcagcaggtggtgccGCCATCCCAGAGGTCTTCACCCCGCAACATGCAGCTCTTCAAACAGTTCTCCCAGCCTCGCTTGACCTCCTGCCCGGTCACAGTCGCGCGTGCAGGCGGAGACTCCAAGACAGCCCCGTCGTCCCCCATCATGTCCCCAGATGgtagatctttttttaaagtccaAGAGGTGGAGGCTAGGATAGAAGACACCAGGCGGCGGCTGTCAGAGGTGATGTCAGACCCCCTGCAGCTTTTTAGCAAGATCATGGGGGATGAGTCCGTCACGGGAGCTGTTGGAGGCGCCACTCATCGCGCCAAGTTGTTGTCCTCCAGTGCGTCAGAGCTCACGGGGGGGACGGCGGTGAACGGACATGCGGATGGCAACAGCAGCTACTGCATCAAGGAAGAGGAGTGGGCAGAAGGAGACGAAGAGGAAGAAGCCGCGAAAGGCAAGGGCTCGGATTCCGCGTTTTTCTCCTTCCCGTCGCTGGCACCAGCTCAGGCCCTTGCCCAGGCCTCTTCGTCCTCTCTCCCCaggtctccctctctcaccctggGCCGCTGCTCCATGTCGGCCCTTGTGGCTCGGCAGGAAGACGAGGACTTCTGCGAACTGTACAGCGAAGACTTCGACTTGTGCACCAGTACAGGGTCCCCAGATGGGGATTTCTCCGCGTCCCAGCAGCCCTACGCTGGTGACCCTGAGATATGTGGCGAGCTTGACCCAGACGAAGAAGAGAAGGCGGCAGAGAGCGAGAGCGCGCCTGTGACGGGGCTCATTTTCTTGACCCAGATGGTCTATCTGTATTTGGCCTTTCCCGTGCCGCCGTACGCCTGTGCAGTGGTGCACGGGATGGTAGCTGGGTTCGCCCTGGCTTTGCTGGTCCTTTGGCTGTCGTCTCCCCGACGCTCCTCACCTGGAGCGAGAAAAGGGAAGCGAAGGACGGAGCAGTGGAATGTTGCCCAGTTAGATATCAAAGAACCAGGAATCTTCAAG GGCTGGATGAATGAGATCCATAGCTACGACCCTGAAATGTACCACGCCACCTTGACTCACTCTGTGTACGTGCGCTTGGAGGGCTCCGTGCTGCGCCTGTCCAAGCCCCACCGCAACATCTCCCGCCGCGCCGCGCACAACGAGCCCAAACCCGACGTCACCTTCACCAGCCAGAAGATCTACGACCTCACCGACAGCAAG AtccagctgctgcctcagagCTTGGCGAGGAAGAGAGTTTGGAACAAGAAGTATCCAATTTGTATTGAGCTGGCCAGGCAGGAAGACTTCATGTCCAAGGCCCAGGGAGAGAAGGCCGAGAGCGGCGAGGACAAGCCGACGGGGACCGTCGAGAAGCTAGAACGGAGTGACAGTGAGAAATTTGAAATGTCGGGATGGACGGAGGAACCCAGGAGGCGGACCTCCGGAGGTGGGGACTTGACAATCTACCTGTTCGGGAGGACGGGCCGGGAAAAGGAAGAGTGGTTTCGCCGATTTCTCCTGGCGTCCAGGCTCAAGACGGACGGGAGAGGTGGCAGTCTGGCAGCCATCTGCAAGAGTG ccttctTGCCCTCCCATACTCGCGCGGGCAGCacccactcctgcggaggcctGGAGGCggacagcaggagcagcagccgcgggagcctggaggagctgtcCCAGGCGCGCTCCGCGGGAGCAGCCAAGCAGAAGATGCTGCTGGATTACAGTGTTTACATGGCTAAATATGTCCAACACCAAGCACCAATAAGAAGCCCGACTGCCAGTGAGAGTCCAGGGCAAAGCCCCGACAGCAGCCCCAAAGCTACCAAAAAG gTCCATCAGATGGGCCGGAGTTCAGAGGAGACGGTGGAGCCTGAGGCCTGGGTCAATGCTTTCCTGGGAAGGATATTCTGGGACTTCCTGGGAGAGAAGTACTGGGCTAATGTCATCTCTAAGAAGATCCAGATGAAGCTCAGTAAGATCAGG ctgCCTTATGTTATGAATGAGCTGACGCTGACAGAGCTGGACATGGGCTTTTCCATACCTAAGATCCTCCAAGCCTCCGCTCCAACCGTGGACCACCAAG GCCTGTGGTTTGATCTGGAAGTCTGCTACACCGGCTCCTTCCTCATGACACTGGAGACCAAGCTGAACCTGGCACGCCTGGGGAAGGAAGGCGAGGGGCTCGGGGAGCACGGCAAAGAGTG gtcCAGGCCCCGAACATACTGCCTGGCTGACAGCGATGAGGAATCATCTAGTGCTGGCTCATCAGATGAAGAAGATCCCCCAGAACTCCTGAGCGACAAAGCCATTCTTCCTGGGGGAGAGGG ctatGTGGGAGGCCACCGACCGAGCAAGATCATGCGATTCGTGGACAAAATAGCCAAGTCTAAGTACTTCCAGAAGGCTACAGAGACGGAGTTCatcaagaagaagatggaggaggtgtccaacacacctctgctgctcacCGTGGAGGTGCAGGAGTGTCGGGGTACACTGGCTGTTAATATACCACCTCCCCCCACAGACAGGATTTG GTATGGTTTCCGGAGTCCTCCTCACCTAGAGCTCAAAGCTCGTCCAAAACTGGGTGAGCGGGAGGTCACTTTAGCTCACGTGACTGACTGGATTGAGAGGAAACTGGACCAGGAGTTCCAG AAAATATTTGTGATGCCAAACATGGATGACGTTTGGcttcccatcatgcactctGCCATGGACACTCGTTCAAACGCCAGCTTGGCTCCTGTGACAAACGATGCCTCGAAGGACCCCGAGCCAGCAGAGTCTGACGTCTCCGATTTATGTAAAATATAG
- the LOC101071723 gene encoding testis-expressed protein 2-like isoform X1 yields the protein MSSHGGSSGGSRGSGQHADAPRHATGPRLQVQRSLSRDTITIHFSALGKEEDDEEEELYGVGCFGSTAGLDSVQGLRGVEGPGADDHLLTTGLEAKEDLVFESPGLQASSRDAVLTLEESEFPHHAPSSAMTINSPSDHSHLSSNPSTSSSWPTDRPLANPPAPGFSSSSPGKAGPLPSSKPFLSLVRSLSNDMESRETAQGPATAAPLHVRHRHLMKSFVKSLSTDTSKAEHQEGPPPPHPHHPFLQQQQVVPPSQRSSPRNMQLFKQFSQPRLTSCPVTVARAGGDSKTAPSSPIMSPDGRSFFKVQEVEARIEDTRRRLSEVMSDPLQLFSKIMGDESVTGAVGGATHRAKLLSSSASELTGGTAVNGHADGNSSYCIKEEEWAEGDEEEEAAKGKGSDSAFFSFPSLAPAQALAQASSSSLPRSPSLTLGRCSMSALVARQEDEDFCELYSEDFDLCTSTGSPDGDFSASQQPYAGDPEICGELDPDEEEKAAESESAPVTGLIFLTQMVYLYLAFPVPPYACAVVHGMVAGFALALLVLWLSSPRRSSPGARKGKRRTEQWNVAQLDIKEPGIFKGWMNEIHSYDPEMYHATLTHSVYVRLEGSVLRLSKPHRNISRRAAHNEPKPDVTFTSQKIYDLTDSKIQLLPQSLARKRVWNKKYPICIELARQEDFMSKAQGEKAESGEDKPTGTVEKLERSDSEKFEMSGWTEEPRRRTSGGGDLTIYLFGRTGREKEEWFRRFLLASRLKTDGRGGSLAAICKSAFLPSHTRAGSTHSCGGLEADSRSSSRGSLEELSQARSAGAAKQKMLLDYSVYMAKYVQHQAPIRSPTASESPGQSPDSSPKATKKGGEVHQMGRSSEETVEPEAWVNAFLGRIFWDFLGEKYWANVISKKIQMKLSKIRLPYVMNELTLTELDMGFSIPKILQASAPTVDHQGLWFDLEVCYTGSFLMTLETKLNLARLGKEGEGLGEHGKEWSRPRTYCLADSDEESSSAGSSDEEDPPELLSDKAILPGGEGYVGGHRPSKIMRFVDKIAKSKYFQKATETEFIKKKMEEVSNTPLLLTVEVQECRGTLAVNIPPPPTDRIWYGFRSPPHLELKARPKLGEREVTLAHVTDWIERKLDQEFQKIFVMPNMDDVWLPIMHSAMDTRSNASLAPVTNDASKDPEPAESDVSDLCKI from the exons ATGAGCAGCcacggcggcagcagcggcggcagcaggggAAGCGGCCAGCATGCCGACGCTCCGCGCCACGCCACCGGACCCAGGCTGCAGGTGCAGCGCTCCCTCTCTCGTGACACCATCACCATACACTTCTCCGCTCTGGGGAAGGAAGAGgacgatgaagaagaggagctaTATGGCGTGGGGTGTTTTGGAAGCACGGCTGGACTTGATAGTGTGCAGGGACTGCGGGGCGTAGAGGGCCCGGGTGCTGATGACCACCTTCTGACCACTGGCTTGGAGGCAAAGGAAGACCTGGTGTTTGAATCTCCTGGTCTGCAGGCCTCCTCCAGAGATGCTGTGTTGACGCTGGAGGAGTCAGAATTCCCGCACCATGCACCCTCTTCAGCCATGACGATCAATTCTCCCTCCGATCACTCCCACCTGAGTTCCAACccatccaccagctcctcctggcCCACCGACCGCCCATTAGCCAACCCTCCTGCCCCgggcttcagctcctcctctcctggcaAGGCCGGGCCGCTGCCCTCCTCCAAACCTTTCCTCAGCCTGGTCAGATCTTTGTCCAATGACATGGAGTCTCGAGAGACCGCTCAAGGCCCGGCCACCGCTGCGCCACTGCACGTACGCCATCGACACCTGATGAAATCCTTTGTCAAATCCCTGTCCACAGACACCTCGAAGGCTGAACATCAGGAGGGgcctcctcccccccatccccaccaccctttcctgcagcagcagcaggtggtgccGCCATCCCAGAGGTCTTCACCCCGCAACATGCAGCTCTTCAAACAGTTCTCCCAGCCTCGCTTGACCTCCTGCCCGGTCACAGTCGCGCGTGCAGGCGGAGACTCCAAGACAGCCCCGTCGTCCCCCATCATGTCCCCAGATGgtagatctttttttaaagtccaAGAGGTGGAGGCTAGGATAGAAGACACCAGGCGGCGGCTGTCAGAGGTGATGTCAGACCCCCTGCAGCTTTTTAGCAAGATCATGGGGGATGAGTCCGTCACGGGAGCTGTTGGAGGCGCCACTCATCGCGCCAAGTTGTTGTCCTCCAGTGCGTCAGAGCTCACGGGGGGGACGGCGGTGAACGGACATGCGGATGGCAACAGCAGCTACTGCATCAAGGAAGAGGAGTGGGCAGAAGGAGACGAAGAGGAAGAAGCCGCGAAAGGCAAGGGCTCGGATTCCGCGTTTTTCTCCTTCCCGTCGCTGGCACCAGCTCAGGCCCTTGCCCAGGCCTCTTCGTCCTCTCTCCCCaggtctccctctctcaccctggGCCGCTGCTCCATGTCGGCCCTTGTGGCTCGGCAGGAAGACGAGGACTTCTGCGAACTGTACAGCGAAGACTTCGACTTGTGCACCAGTACAGGGTCCCCAGATGGGGATTTCTCCGCGTCCCAGCAGCCCTACGCTGGTGACCCTGAGATATGTGGCGAGCTTGACCCAGACGAAGAAGAGAAGGCGGCAGAGAGCGAGAGCGCGCCTGTGACGGGGCTCATTTTCTTGACCCAGATGGTCTATCTGTATTTGGCCTTTCCCGTGCCGCCGTACGCCTGTGCAGTGGTGCACGGGATGGTAGCTGGGTTCGCCCTGGCTTTGCTGGTCCTTTGGCTGTCGTCTCCCCGACGCTCCTCACCTGGAGCGAGAAAAGGGAAGCGAAGGACGGAGCAGTGGAATGTTGCCCAGTTAGATATCAAAGAACCAGGAATCTTCAAG GGCTGGATGAATGAGATCCATAGCTACGACCCTGAAATGTACCACGCCACCTTGACTCACTCTGTGTACGTGCGCTTGGAGGGCTCCGTGCTGCGCCTGTCCAAGCCCCACCGCAACATCTCCCGCCGCGCCGCGCACAACGAGCCCAAACCCGACGTCACCTTCACCAGCCAGAAGATCTACGACCTCACCGACAGCAAG AtccagctgctgcctcagagCTTGGCGAGGAAGAGAGTTTGGAACAAGAAGTATCCAATTTGTATTGAGCTGGCCAGGCAGGAAGACTTCATGTCCAAGGCCCAGGGAGAGAAGGCCGAGAGCGGCGAGGACAAGCCGACGGGGACCGTCGAGAAGCTAGAACGGAGTGACAGTGAGAAATTTGAAATGTCGGGATGGACGGAGGAACCCAGGAGGCGGACCTCCGGAGGTGGGGACTTGACAATCTACCTGTTCGGGAGGACGGGCCGGGAAAAGGAAGAGTGGTTTCGCCGATTTCTCCTGGCGTCCAGGCTCAAGACGGACGGGAGAGGTGGCAGTCTGGCAGCCATCTGCAAGAGTG ccttctTGCCCTCCCATACTCGCGCGGGCAGCacccactcctgcggaggcctGGAGGCggacagcaggagcagcagccgcgggagcctggaggagctgtcCCAGGCGCGCTCCGCGGGAGCAGCCAAGCAGAAGATGCTGCTGGATTACAGTGTTTACATGGCTAAATATGTCCAACACCAAGCACCAATAAGAAGCCCGACTGCCAGTGAGAGTCCAGGGCAAAGCCCCGACAGCAGCCCCAAAGCTACCAAAAAG gggggtgaggTCCATCAGATGGGCCGGAGTTCAGAGGAGACGGTGGAGCCTGAGGCCTGGGTCAATGCTTTCCTGGGAAGGATATTCTGGGACTTCCTGGGAGAGAAGTACTGGGCTAATGTCATCTCTAAGAAGATCCAGATGAAGCTCAGTAAGATCAGG ctgCCTTATGTTATGAATGAGCTGACGCTGACAGAGCTGGACATGGGCTTTTCCATACCTAAGATCCTCCAAGCCTCCGCTCCAACCGTGGACCACCAAG GCCTGTGGTTTGATCTGGAAGTCTGCTACACCGGCTCCTTCCTCATGACACTGGAGACCAAGCTGAACCTGGCACGCCTGGGGAAGGAAGGCGAGGGGCTCGGGGAGCACGGCAAAGAGTG gtcCAGGCCCCGAACATACTGCCTGGCTGACAGCGATGAGGAATCATCTAGTGCTGGCTCATCAGATGAAGAAGATCCCCCAGAACTCCTGAGCGACAAAGCCATTCTTCCTGGGGGAGAGGG ctatGTGGGAGGCCACCGACCGAGCAAGATCATGCGATTCGTGGACAAAATAGCCAAGTCTAAGTACTTCCAGAAGGCTACAGAGACGGAGTTCatcaagaagaagatggaggaggtgtccaacacacctctgctgctcacCGTGGAGGTGCAGGAGTGTCGGGGTACACTGGCTGTTAATATACCACCTCCCCCCACAGACAGGATTTG GTATGGTTTCCGGAGTCCTCCTCACCTAGAGCTCAAAGCTCGTCCAAAACTGGGTGAGCGGGAGGTCACTTTAGCTCACGTGACTGACTGGATTGAGAGGAAACTGGACCAGGAGTTCCAG AAAATATTTGTGATGCCAAACATGGATGACGTTTGGcttcccatcatgcactctGCCATGGACACTCGTTCAAACGCCAGCTTGGCTCCTGTGACAAACGATGCCTCGAAGGACCCCGAGCCAGCAGAGTCTGACGTCTCCGATTTATGTAAAATATAG